A window of Streptomyces broussonetiae genomic DNA:
CCAGGGCGGCGCGGGCGCCCGCTTCATCGCGCCGATCACCGCCGACGCCAAGGACACCAACACCTGGATCGCCGGTGGCCGGCACGTGTGGGTGAACACCAAGGGCTTCGCCATCCGCTCCGGAAAGGAATGGACGAACGCCTACGACCTCGGCGAGGGCCACACAGCTACGGCCGTGGCGTCCTCCGGCGGCACGGTCTACGTCGGCTGGTGCGGGCCCTGCAACAACCAGGGCTTCACCCGGGGCATCGCGGTCGGCAACGCCGACGGCACCGGCTGGCACCAGCTCAACCTCCCGGTCGACGGCACCATCCCCAACCGCTACATCTCCGGCTTCGAGATCGACCCGGCCAACGCCCAGCACGTGTACGTGGCGATCAACGGCTTCTCCCGCCGCTTCACCGAGGGTCCCGGGGCGGGCGTCGGCCACGTCTTCGAGTCCGGGGACGGCGGCGCGAGCTGGACGGACATCTCCACCGACCTGCCCGACGTCCCCGCCGACACGGTCAAGCTCCTGCCGAACGGCGGCCTCGCCCTCGGCACCGACCTGGCCACCTTCTACCGGCCCGCCGGCGCCACGAAGTGGCTGGTCCTGGGCCACAACCTGCCCACGACGGCCGTGATGCAGCTGCGCCTCGGCCCCGACGGCAAGCTCTACGCCGCCACGCACGGACGCGGCATCCGGTCCTTCGACGTACGCCGCCTCACGGGCCGCAAGGACTGATCACCACCCGTACGCCACGTAGCACGACGACGGCCGGTGCGGCCCCGCTCATGGGGCGCACCGGCCGTCCGGCGTTCGGGTCACTGCACCGGATATGCCGCCACACTCAGCCGGAGCGTGAAGAGCGGCGCGCCCTCGGGACCCCACGTCACGGACACCGATCCGATGCGCGCGGCACTCACCGTGACCCGGGTGACGCCCCTGCCGTCGGTGGCGGACGAGGTCACCAGCGCCAGCATCGGGTTGCTGCTGCGCGGCTGCGGCCAGGAGCCCTGGGCGCGGGGCTCCAGGACGACCGTCACCGTCGTGCCGGATCGCACACACAGGCTTCGGATCGAGGCATCCCCGGCGCTGTGGGTGATCGTGGCAGAGCCTGCCAGGCAGCCTGACGACGCAGAGGCCGTAGGGCGGGGCCTGGCGGTGTCCCTGGGTGGCGACGACGGTGTCCCTGGAGGTGCTGTCGCCGAGGGCGACGTGGCGGGCGAGGCTGGGTGACTCGCCCTCCCTGTACTGCTTGCCGACGGCGTCGTGGCGCGCGGGTCGGCGGAAGAGCGCGGTGGCGTGGAGCCGGAGTGGTCGCTACTGCCGCTGCTTCCGCAGGCGGTCAGCAGGCAGCCGACCGCAACGACGGCGGCCCCGAACCACGACCCTCTGAGCACCGGCCTGCGTCTTTGCTGCTCAAGCGCCACAACTGCCTCTTCACGTCGCCGCACGCCACTGTGACGTCCGGGTCCGGCGCCCGGTTCCTGCGCCCATAGTCCCGTGCTCATACACAAAGGTGCGCGCCGGCGTCGTACCGGTGGGCATCGGCCCGGACCGCGCAGTCACCTTGCTGATCACCATGGGGGACAATCCCGAACGGCTGAACACCGAGGCGTCCTTTGCTGCGCTTTGCGGAGTCAGCCCCGTCGAGTATTCGTCGGGCCGTCGGAGCACACGCCGGCTCAACTACGGCGGCGACCGTCAGGCGAACGCCGCCCTGCACCGCATCGTGTTCACCCGGCTGCGCCACGACCCGCGCACCCAGGCGTACTACGAACGCCGCACCCAGGAGGGAAAGGCCCGACGTGAGATCGTCCGATGCCTCAAGCGGTATGCCGCCCGAGAGGTCTTCAACCTGGTCAGACCGGTTTCTCGCACCCCTGCGTTATAGGGGCGTCTGTGAGAGCGCCAGTTCGACGGCAAGCCTGCAGACGCGGCCGGAGGGCGCTTCCGAGGGGGTGTGCTGCAGCTCCGGCGGTGGCACCGCACCCCTCGGGTTCTCCCCCAACGAGCACTTGACGCGAGGGCGTAGTGATGACAGACACGCCTGCGGTAGATGCGGCCCGGGGCCCTTGGCGACCAACAGGTCATAGCATTCGCTTCTGCAAAGTCGAACGTCTCTGAAGGTGCCTGAGGCGATGCCTGCCCCGCTTGATGTTCCGAATGACAGGGACGCTGGAGCAGAACTTCAAGAGCGTCCTACGCCGTAACAGGGCGGGCGGGGGGGACCGGATCGCCTGTACCGCCGACTCCACCACCAAGGTCTGCCAAACCGTCGTATCCCAGAGCCGCTATCACATCGAGGGCTGAGTGCTCCGGCGATCCCCCGCCGACCGGGGTTGCGTCCTATTACTCCTATGTCAAGCGGCCGTTGCGAGAGTGATCACGTTGCTGTGTGATTCTCGGGCGTCGCGCCGGAGGGCCCGGTAGACGACGTCGGACAGGTGACGCTTGAGGGCGCGGATGGCTTCGGTTGTGGTGTTGCCGGCGTTCTGCCGACGCTGGAGGTAAGCGCGGGCGTCGGGGTGGTAATGGGCCTGGGTGACCGCGATGCGGTGCAGGGCTGTGTTGAGCTGGCGGTTTCCGGTACGACTGAGTCGGTGTCGTGCGCGGTTGCCCGACCACACGGGCAGGGGTGCGGTGCCGTTGTGTCGGGCGAAGGCGGCCTCGGACCTGAAGCGCGTGACGTCGGCGGTCTCGCCCAGGATCTTCGCAGCGGTGAGCGTGCCGCAGCCGGGGATCTTCAGCAGGTTCGGGGCCAGCGTCTCGATCCTGCCGGTGATCTCCTTCTCCAGCTCACGGATCTCGTCGGTCAGTGCCTGGCAGCGAGCCAGCAGTCGCCTGGCCAGCCGTGCAACGATGCCGTCGGAATCACGCAAAAAGTCCTCGACCACGGCGACCTGCCGGGAATGTGTCAGGCTGCGAGCCGGGGGATCAAGACCGGGGTCGAGTTCGTGCAGATGCCAGCGCATCCGGTTGATGATGCGCGTGCGTTCGGTGACCAGGTCTTCGCGGTAGTCGACCAGCAAGCGCAGTTCCCTGCTGGGCCCGTCCAGTTGGGCTGTGGGTAGGTCGGGTTCACGCAGCGCGGCCCGGGCGACGGCCAAGGCATCGATGGGGTCGGACTTGCCGTATGTGCGGGCCGCCTTACGGCAGTTGGCCATGAGCTTGGGAGGCACGCGGACAATGCGTTCCCCGGCTGCCAGTAGATCGGCTTCCAGCCGCCGGGAGAGTTGTCGGCAGTCTTCCACCGCCCACAGACGGTGCTCGCCGAACCGCCGTGCCCAGGCCAGTAAACGCAGGTGATCGGAACTGGTGGTGCCGGTGGTGTGAGTCCCAAGCTCACGGCCTCGCTCATCAGCAGCGACTGCGGTGTGGTTGCGCTTGTGGGCATCAATTCCCAAGACGACCATCGATCCCCTCCTCTGTGCTCGCACAACGGACGGGCCGGGCGACGGGCACCCCTCAATGCGGACGAACTCACACTCCTATCAAGCCACTGCCGCTGGCCCGCAAGGCCGCCCCGCGGGCCGCATAACGGGACTTGGCCACCGACAACGAGGCACGAAGTGGTCGAGCGAACCCGCGGGACTACTACCGAGCATGACATTGAGGGAAGTGGTGTACGGGCTCCCACCTGATCCGGGCGTTTTCCGCGGCGTCGGAGCGAGTGTCCGGATACAAGAACGGCCACCGGCTGATCTTCGAGTTGTCGAAGGCTCGAAGGAGATCAGCATGATGACCGTTTCCCCCGTGTGCCCAGAACGTGTCCGTTGCGACGCACCTGAGCGACTGGCTGAACAGGGAGGCGCCGCTCCGACGAGGGTGCAGCGGCCACGAGGGGGGAGGGGCAGATGGCCGAGGTAGCGGCTCCGCCGTTCGGTTGGCGGTGGACGCCTACTCGCGCCTCGGACCCGGACAGCCTTCCCGACCTGTGCCAGCTTGTGTGTGTTCGGCTTGCCTTGGGGCGAACGTTGGCGAGCACAGTCCGAGGACTGGAGGAGACGGTCGATGGCACGTGGCGGACGGCCGCCGGGTTCGGCTTCCCCTGGTGGAACACCACGCCGCGGACCCGAAGAGAGACCGGCGCCGAAACGGCTTGATCGCATGCGGTGCGCCGCGGCCGCCGCCGTGGCGGCATGCGGTGCGCGGTGCCGTGCGATGGCTCGGCGTGCCGGGCGCCTGCCTGCGCCACCGGGTCCTTTCCGGCCGGAGTTCTGGCGCAGTCCGATCCGCGGGCCCTGGCTGACGTCGGTGTTCGGCCTCGTCCTGCTGATCGGCATTCCGTTGCTGTTCGTCACTGGACTGCTCTCTTACGCGTCCTACAACCCGGGCCTGAGCCCCTTCAACGACGAGACCCCGGACAAGGGCGTTCTGGGCTTTTATCTCTTCAGCTGGCCCACGCACCCGTACTGGCTCTACCGGCTGCTCCAGGGCGTCCACGTGACCCTGGGCGTGGTACTCGTTCCGGTCGTGCTGGCCAAGCTGTGGTCGGTCATCCCGAAGCTCTTCGAATGGCTGCCCGTGCGGTCCGTCGCCCACGGTCTGGAGCGGCTGTCTCTGCTGATGCTGGTCGGCGGTGTCATCTTCGAGTTCGTCACCGGCATCCTCAACATCCAGCTCTACTACGTCTTCCCCGGCTCGTTCTACCGCCTGCACTTCTACGGCGCCTGGGTGTTCCTCGCCGCGTTCGTCGTCCACGTGTCCCTCAGACTCGGCCGGATGACCAGGGCCCTGCGCTCACGCAGTCTTGGCGCCGAACTGCGCACCGGTCTCGCCCACACCCTGCCCGAACCCCCGGATCCGGACGGCCTGGTGCCGGCTGCCCCCGCCGCGCCGACGATGACACGGCGCGGCGCGCTGGGCATGGTCGGCGCGGGATCACTGCTCCTTCTCGTCGTGACCGCGGGACAGAGCATCGGCGGCC
This region includes:
- a CDS encoding molybdopterin-dependent oxidoreductase, translated to MARRAGRLPAPPGPFRPEFWRSPIRGPWLTSVFGLVLLIGIPLLFVTGLLSYASYNPGLSPFNDETPDKGVLGFYLFSWPTHPYWLYRLLQGVHVTLGVVLVPVVLAKLWSVIPKLFEWLPVRSVAHGLERLSLLMLVGGVIFEFVTGILNIQLYYVFPGSFYRLHFYGAWVFLAAFVVHVSLRLGRMTRALRSRSLGAELRTGLAHTLPEPPDPDGLVPAAPAAPTMTRRGALGMVGAGSLLLLVVTAGQSIGGRLRATALLAPHNRNPGSGPNAFQINKTAAAVGVTPQLVGTDWRLEIHGRGPGLVLTREQLLAMLQHTAALPIACVEGWSTEDQHWSGLRLADLAALAGMPDAGSVLVESVQPPGPFTRVVLRGNQIRDPRSLLALRVNGADLSLDHGYPARVIVPANPGVNNTKWVGRLTFRA
- a CDS encoding IS110 family RNA-guided transposase, giving the protein MVVLGIDAHKRNHTAVAADERGRELGTHTTGTTSSDHLRLLAWARRFGEHRLWAVEDCRQLSRRLEADLLAAGERIVRVPPKLMANCRKAARTYGKSDPIDALAVARAALREPDLPTAQLDGPSRELRLLVDYREDLVTERTRIINRMRWHLHELDPGLDPPARSLTHSRQVAVVEDFLRDSDGIVARLARRLLARCQALTDEIRELEKEITGRIETLAPNLLKIPGCGTLTAAKILGETADVTRFRSEAAFARHNGTAPLPVWSGNRARHRLSRTGNRQLNTALHRIAVTQAHYHPDARAYLQRRQNAGNTTTEAIRALKRHLSDVVYRALRRDARESHSNVITLATAA